One part of the bacterium genome encodes these proteins:
- a CDS encoding GspE/PulE family protein, giving the protein MTFLENLIEKKILEKKDIAAIKSEIQKSGKDLDDALIKRGVSEAVLLEAKSSYFDIPKRVLNSQNIPFETLKYVPEESALYYRFVPIGLADGVLEVGIVDPDNIEARDALNFISAKVNLPFKIFLITKTDFDKVMQTYKGLSSEVTRALTELESELSEEEVVQASVQKTADGETRIIEEAPVTKIVATMLHYATEGQASDIHVEHVGDKVRVRFRVDGILNTSLILPVKVHAAVIARIKILSNMRLDEKRKPQDGRFSAKIAGRKIDFRVSTFPSYYGEKIVMRILDTEKGVLPTDKMGISERNLKMIKEAINRPYGMILISGPTGSGKSTTLYSMINELDKEKKNVLSLEDPVEYNIPGMSQSQVRPEIGYTFASGLRSTLRQDPDVIMVGEIRDKETAQLAVQAALTGHLVLSTIHTNNSVGVIPRLIDMGVDPYLIAPTLILAIAQRLVKQICPQTGKPIPVEGSIKATIDKQFADVPEEFKKDIVFEKEVLEAVPSEECPKGTRGRLAVFEILAMDRAVEKVILENPTEAALMEVARAQGMLTMKEDAIIKSFEKKIPWEEVNKL; this is encoded by the coding sequence ATGACTTTTTTAGAAAACCTGATAGAAAAAAAAATATTAGAGAAAAAAGATATTGCCGCCATTAAAAGCGAAATTCAGAAAAGTGGCAAAGATCTTGACGACGCGCTAATAAAACGCGGAGTTTCAGAGGCGGTTTTGTTAGAGGCCAAGTCCTCCTATTTTGATATTCCAAAAAGGGTTTTAAACAGCCAAAACATTCCTTTTGAGACCCTGAAATACGTGCCGGAAGAGTCGGCTCTTTACTACCGATTTGTTCCTATCGGACTTGCCGACGGTGTTTTGGAGGTGGGCATCGTGGACCCTGACAATATAGAAGCTCGGGACGCTTTGAATTTTATATCGGCCAAAGTAAACCTGCCTTTCAAAATATTTTTGATAACAAAAACGGACTTTGACAAAGTCATGCAGACGTACAAAGGACTTTCAAGCGAGGTTACGAGGGCTCTTACCGAGCTGGAGTCGGAACTGTCAGAAGAAGAAGTCGTGCAAGCGTCGGTTCAAAAGACCGCCGATGGCGAAACCAGAATAATAGAAGAAGCGCCCGTTACTAAAATAGTCGCCACCATGCTTCACTACGCCACCGAAGGACAGGCCTCGGATATTCATGTGGAACATGTGGGAGACAAAGTCCGCGTTCGTTTTAGGGTTGACGGTATTTTAAATACCAGTTTGATATTGCCGGTCAAGGTGCACGCGGCTGTAATCGCCCGCATAAAAATACTCTCCAATATGCGTCTTGACGAGAAAAGAAAACCGCAGGACGGCAGATTTTCGGCCAAAATCGCCGGAAGAAAAATTGACTTTCGCGTTTCCACTTTTCCTTCTTATTACGGCGAGAAAATAGTCATGCGTATTTTGGATACGGAAAAAGGCGTCTTGCCCACGGATAAAATGGGTATTTCAGAGAGAAATTTGAAAATGATAAAAGAAGCGATTAACAGACCGTACGGCATGATACTCATATCGGGACCTACCGGTTCGGGAAAATCAACCACTCTTTACTCCATGATTAACGAGCTGGACAAGGAAAAAAAGAACGTTCTTTCTCTTGAAGATCCGGTGGAATACAACATCCCCGGCATGAGTCAGTCCCAAGTTCGTCCGGAAATCGGCTACACGTTTGCCTCCGGACTCAGAAGCACTCTCCGTCAAGACCCTGACGTGATAATGGTTGGCGAGATAAGAGACAAAGAAACCGCACAACTGGCCGTTCAAGCGGCTCTGACCGGTCACTTGGTTCTTTCCACCATACACACCAACAACTCTGTAGGTGTAATTCCTCGTCTTATAGACATGGGTGTTGACCCGTACCTTATCGCGCCGACTCTTATATTGGCAATCGCCCAGCGTCTGGTAAAACAAATATGTCCCCAAACAGGCAAGCCGATTCCGGTGGAAGGAAGCATTAAGGCCACTATAGACAAACAGTTTGCCGATGTGCCTGAAGAGTTTAAAAAAGACATTGTTTTTGAAAAAGAGGTCTTGGAGGCGGTTCCGAGCGAAGAGTGTCCAAAAGGCACGCGGGGACGTTTGGCGGTGTTTGAAATATTGGCAATGGATCGCGCGGTTGAAAAAGTCATTTTGGAAAATCCGACAGAAGCGGCTCTTATGGAAGTGGCTCGCGCGCAGGGCATGCTTACCATGAAAGAAGATGCCATAATAAAATCGTTTGAGAAGAAAATACCATGGGAGGAAGTCAACAAATTGTAA
- a CDS encoding response regulator, whose product MKDSQTGKKLLIVDDDKFLVNMYSAKFKSEGFEVETANNGQEALGKIRNGLQADGVVFDIVMPSMDGLEFLRVMKKENLLPNAASIALTNQSQPTDMEEAEKLGVKGYIVKASTIPSEVVEEVRKILKK is encoded by the coding sequence ATGAAGGATTCGCAAACTGGAAAAAAACTACTAATAGTGGATGACGATAAGTTTCTGGTGAATATGTATTCGGCCAAATTCAAATCCGAAGGGTTTGAAGTGGAAACGGCGAATAACGGCCAAGAGGCCTTGGGTAAAATAAGGAATGGTCTGCAGGCCGACGGGGTGGTCTTTGATATAGTCATGCCTTCTATGGATGGGCTGGAATTTTTGAGAGTGATGAAAAAAGAAAACCTTTTGCCGAATGCCGCTTCTATAGCCCTGACAAACCAAAGCCAGCCCACTGATATGGAAGAGGCGGAAAAGCTCGGTGTTAAAGGATATATAGTCAAGGCCTCCACTATCCCTTCGGAAGTGGTAGAGGAGGTAAGAAAAATTTTAAAAAAATAA
- a CDS encoding PilT/PilU family type 4a pilus ATPase, whose protein sequence is MDYKKELFNLIEDVIKEGGSDLHISENKNPTIRVSGFLVPLVSKAVLTHKDTMGFLDELLAPANKELFMREQVVDFSYGYKDKVRFRGNAFFQQGAVSIVLRLIPKEIKTISELNLPPILETFTQKQQGFFLVVGPIGHGKTTTLASMIELVNQTRPEHIMTIEDPIEFVYEQKQSIVDQREVRIDAKDFHSALSSMFRQDVDVLLIGEMRDTETISAAVTAAETGHLVFSTLHTNNAAQTIDRIIDSFPAAQQDQIRVQLASSLSGIFSQRLLPRISGGLIPAYELLIANNAVSNLIREKRSHEINTVIETGLDEGMISLNRTLADLVRSGEITAENAMLYSTNPKILERMM, encoded by the coding sequence ATGGACTATAAAAAAGAATTATTCAATCTGATAGAAGACGTCATTAAAGAAGGAGGGTCGGATCTGCACATATCGGAAAACAAGAATCCCACCATCAGAGTGTCCGGTTTTCTCGTGCCCCTTGTAAGCAAGGCGGTTTTGACCCATAAAGACACTATGGGTTTTCTTGACGAGCTTTTGGCTCCGGCAAACAAAGAACTTTTTATGCGAGAACAGGTGGTTGATTTTTCTTACGGCTATAAGGACAAAGTCCGTTTCAGAGGAAATGCCTTTTTCCAGCAAGGGGCGGTAAGTATCGTTTTACGTCTTATACCCAAGGAGATTAAAACAATTTCCGAGCTGAACTTGCCTCCGATACTGGAGACATTCACCCAGAAGCAACAAGGGTTTTTTCTGGTTGTCGGTCCGATAGGACACGGAAAAACCACCACTTTGGCTTCAATGATAGAGCTTGTAAATCAGACACGGCCGGAACACATAATGACAATTGAAGATCCGATAGAATTCGTTTATGAACAGAAACAGTCAATCGTGGACCAGAGAGAAGTCAGGATAGACGCAAAGGACTTTCATTCCGCTTTAAGCAGTATGTTCAGGCAGGATGTTGACGTTCTGCTTATCGGAGAAATGAGAGATACCGAAACGATTTCAGCGGCAGTTACGGCGGCTGAAACGGGACACCTTGTTTTTTCAACTCTTCACACCAACAACGCCGCTCAGACAATAGACCGTATAATAGATTCTTTCCCCGCCGCCCAACAAGACCAGATACGGGTACAGCTGGCATCCAGTTTGTCCGGCATTTTTTCACAGCGTCTTTTGCCACGTATCTCCGGCGGACTTATTCCGGCTTACGAGTTGCTTATAGCAAACAACGCGGTTTCCAACCTTATTCGTGAAAAGAGAAGCCACGAGATAAACACTGTTATAGAAACAGGTCTTGACGAGGGCATGATATCATTAAACCGTACTCTGGCCGATCTGGTGCGAAGCGGAGAAATAACTGCCGAAAATGCCATGCTTTATTCTACGAATCCGAAAATACTGGAGAGGATGATGTAA